One genomic region from Cetobacterium sp. ZOR0034 encodes:
- a CDS encoding DUF1934 family protein, whose product MAKIIINSTDSFGEKISQKMIAQKVVSDETTAFTYDNKYGKGEIRMSPYLTEIFKFGEIESTLIIKPDSKTDFIYNTPYLKKNFTVFCKKYVYSENKLTIAYVIYDNGIEINQLEIEIIEVQ is encoded by the coding sequence ATGGCTAAAATAATAATTAATAGCACTGATTCTTTCGGTGAAAAAATCTCCCAAAAAATGATTGCTCAAAAAGTAGTTTCAGACGAAACTACTGCTTTCACTTATGATAATAAGTATGGAAAAGGTGAAATAAGAATGTCCCCTTATCTTACCGAGATTTTTAAGTTTGGTGAAATCGAAAGTACTCTTATCATAAAACCTGATTCAAAAACTGATTTTATTTATAATACTCCATATTTAAAAAAGAACTTTACAGTTTTTTGTAAAAAATATGTTTATTCTGAAAATAAGTTGACAATTGCCTATGTTATATATGATAATGGTATAGAGATAAACCAATTAGAGATTGAAATAATTGAGGTACAATAA